A region from the Nostoc sp. HK-01 genome encodes:
- a CDS encoding imidazole glycerol phosphate synthase subunit HisF gives MLSKRILPCLDVKAGRVVKGVNFVNLQDAGDPVELAKVYNDAGADELVFLDITATHEDRDTILDVVYRTAEQVFIPLTVGGGIQTLENVKALLRAGADKVSINSAAVRDPDLINRASDRFGNQCIVVAIDARRRVDTENPGWDVYVRGGRENTGLDALKWAAEVEQRGAGELLVTSMDADGTQAGYDLELTKAIAQSVQIPVIASGGAGNCEHIYQAVTDGKAEAALLASLLHYGQLSVSEIKNYLRDRYIPVRLYP, from the coding sequence ATGTTGTCTAAAAGGATCTTACCCTGCTTGGATGTGAAGGCGGGACGGGTTGTAAAAGGAGTTAACTTTGTTAATCTCCAAGATGCAGGTGATCCGGTTGAGTTGGCAAAGGTTTACAACGATGCTGGGGCAGATGAGTTAGTGTTTCTGGATATTACAGCGACTCATGAAGACCGAGATACAATTCTCGATGTGGTTTACCGCACGGCAGAGCAGGTCTTTATTCCGCTAACTGTAGGCGGCGGTATCCAAACCTTAGAAAATGTTAAAGCTTTGTTACGGGCTGGAGCAGACAAGGTTAGTATTAACTCTGCGGCAGTACGTGACCCAGACTTGATAAATCGGGCGAGCGATCGCTTTGGTAATCAGTGCATAGTTGTTGCAATTGATGCCAGACGCAGAGTTGATACTGAAAATCCTGGCTGGGATGTATACGTGCGTGGTGGGCGGGAAAACACAGGTTTAGATGCCCTCAAGTGGGCGGCTGAAGTTGAACAACGCGGTGCAGGAGAACTATTAGTTACAAGTATGGACGCTGATGGAACTCAAGCAGGGTATGACTTAGAGTTAACCAAAGCGATCGCCCAATCAGTCCAAATCCCCGTAATTGCTTCTGGGGGTGCAGGTAATTGTGAACATATCTATCAAGCAGTAACAGACGGTAAAGCAGAAGCCGCATTATTAGCATCATTACTGCACTACGGGCAATTAAGCGTCTCAGAAATTAAAAATTATTTGCGCGATCGCTACATACCAGTACGTTTGTACCCATAA